From the Paraburkholderia sp. PREW-6R genome, one window contains:
- the leuS gene encoding leucine--tRNA ligase, which yields MHEKYVPSDVESAAQGQWRAIDAYKTTETADKPKFYCVSMLPYPSGKLHMGHVRNYTINDVMYRYLRMNGYNVLMPMGWDAFGMPAENAAMANNVPPARWTYDNIAYMKKQMQSMGLAIDWSREIATCNPDYYKWNQWLFLKMLEKGIAYKKTGTVNWDPVDQTVLANEQVIDGRGWRSGALVEKREIPMYYMRITQYADELLNDLEGLGWPERVKIMQQNWIGKSFGVNFGFPYEIDGEQKLLRVFTTRADTIMGVTFCAVAAEHPLATRLAQDKPELQAFIEECKRGGVAEADVATMEKKGMGTGFYVTHPLTQEQVEVWIGNYVLMSYGEGAVMGVPAHDERDFAFAKKYGLPIKQVVAVEGKEYSTQAWQEWYGEKVGTLVNSGKYDGLAYEAAVDQIAADLKELGLGDKQITWRLRDWGVSRQRYWGTPIPIIHCPTCGDVPVPEKDLPVVLPEDLVPDGTGNPLAKSEAFVNCTCPTCGGAAKRETDTMDTFVDSSWYFYRYASPDAKTMVDARTDYWAPMDQYIGGIEHAILHLLYSRFWAKVMRDLGLVNFGEPAKNLLTQGMVLNETYYRENEAGKKTWYNPADVTVSFDDKGRPVGAVLNADGQPVVLGGVEKMSKSKNNGVDPQLLIDQHGADTARLFVMFAAPPEQQLEWSGSGVEGASRFLRRVWSFGQANEAALRSGGKADGKFDAANLSDVEKTLRREIYTVLKQANFDYQRLQYNTVVSAAMKMLNALDSAKGAQPAVLHETYGVMLRVLYPVVPHLTFQLWQELGYADEFGSLLDAPWPKVDEKALEQSEIELVLQVNGKVRGAITVAKDASRESIEQLTAGHEIVAKFSEGKVPKKIIVVPGRLVNVVV from the coding sequence ATGCACGAAAAATACGTTCCCTCCGACGTCGAATCCGCCGCGCAAGGGCAATGGCGCGCCATCGACGCGTACAAGACGACGGAAACCGCCGACAAGCCCAAGTTCTATTGCGTCTCGATGCTGCCGTATCCGTCGGGCAAACTGCATATGGGGCACGTGCGGAACTACACGATCAACGACGTGATGTACCGCTATCTGCGCATGAACGGCTACAACGTGCTGATGCCGATGGGTTGGGACGCGTTCGGCATGCCGGCCGAAAACGCCGCGATGGCCAACAACGTGCCGCCCGCGCGATGGACCTACGACAACATCGCTTACATGAAGAAGCAGATGCAGTCGATGGGCCTCGCGATCGACTGGTCGCGCGAAATCGCCACATGCAACCCAGACTATTACAAGTGGAACCAGTGGCTGTTCCTGAAGATGCTGGAAAAGGGCATCGCGTACAAGAAAACCGGCACCGTGAACTGGGACCCGGTCGACCAGACCGTGCTCGCCAACGAGCAGGTGATCGACGGGCGCGGCTGGCGCTCGGGCGCGCTCGTCGAAAAGCGCGAAATCCCGATGTACTACATGCGCATCACGCAGTACGCAGACGAGTTGCTGAACGACCTCGAAGGCCTCGGCTGGCCTGAGCGCGTCAAGATCATGCAGCAGAACTGGATCGGCAAGAGCTTCGGCGTGAATTTCGGTTTCCCGTATGAAATCGACGGCGAACAGAAACTGCTGCGTGTGTTCACCACGCGCGCCGATACGATCATGGGCGTGACTTTCTGCGCGGTCGCCGCCGAGCATCCGCTTGCCACACGCCTCGCGCAGGACAAGCCGGAGCTGCAGGCGTTCATCGAAGAATGCAAGCGCGGCGGCGTGGCCGAAGCCGACGTCGCGACCATGGAAAAGAAGGGCATGGGCACCGGCTTCTACGTCACGCATCCGCTGACGCAGGAACAGGTGGAAGTGTGGATCGGCAACTACGTGCTCATGAGCTACGGCGAAGGCGCGGTCATGGGCGTGCCGGCGCACGACGAACGCGACTTTGCGTTCGCGAAAAAATACGGGCTGCCAATCAAACAGGTGGTGGCCGTCGAAGGCAAGGAGTACTCGACGCAAGCCTGGCAGGAGTGGTACGGCGAGAAAGTCGGCACGCTGGTCAACAGCGGCAAGTACGACGGCCTCGCGTATGAGGCGGCCGTCGACCAGATCGCGGCAGACCTGAAGGAACTCGGCCTCGGCGACAAGCAGATCACGTGGCGTCTGCGTGACTGGGGCGTGTCGCGCCAGCGTTACTGGGGCACGCCGATTCCGATCATCCATTGCCCGACGTGCGGTGACGTGCCGGTGCCGGAAAAAGATCTGCCGGTGGTGCTGCCCGAAGACCTCGTGCCGGACGGCACGGGCAACCCGCTCGCGAAGTCGGAAGCGTTCGTGAATTGCACCTGCCCGACCTGCGGCGGCGCGGCGAAGCGCGAAACCGACACCATGGACACGTTCGTCGATTCGTCCTGGTACTTCTATCGCTATGCGTCGCCGGACGCGAAAACCATGGTCGACGCGCGCACCGACTATTGGGCGCCGATGGACCAGTACATCGGCGGGATCGAACACGCGATCCTGCACCTGTTGTACTCGCGGTTCTGGGCGAAGGTGATGCGCGATCTGGGCCTCGTCAACTTCGGCGAGCCGGCGAAGAACCTGCTCACGCAGGGCATGGTGCTCAACGAGACGTACTACCGCGAAAACGAAGCGGGCAAGAAAACCTGGTACAACCCGGCCGACGTCACCGTGTCGTTCGACGACAAGGGCCGCCCGGTCGGTGCCGTGCTGAATGCGGACGGCCAGCCGGTCGTGCTCGGCGGCGTCGAGAAGATGTCGAAGTCGAAGAACAACGGCGTCGATCCGCAATTGCTGATCGATCAGCATGGCGCGGACACCGCGCGTCTGTTCGTGATGTTCGCGGCTCCGCCCGAGCAGCAGCTCGAGTGGTCCGGTTCGGGCGTGGAAGGTGCGAGCCGCTTCCTGCGCCGCGTGTGGAGCTTCGGTCAGGCGAACGAAGCCGCGCTGCGCTCGGGTGGCAAAGCGGACGGCAAGTTCGACGCCGCGAACCTGAGCGACGTCGAAAAAACGCTGCGCCGCGAGATTTACACGGTGCTCAAGCAGGCCAACTTCGACTATCAGCGCTTGCAGTACAACACGGTGGTGTCGGCGGCCATGAAGATGCTCAATGCGCTCGACAGCGCGAAGGGCGCTCAGCCGGCCGTGCTGCACGAAACATATGGCGTGATGCTGCGCGTGCTGTATCCGGTCGTGCCGCACCTCACGTTTCAGCTCTGGCAGGAACTCGGTTACGCCGACGAATTCGGCTCGCTGCTCGACGCGCCGTGGCCGAAGGTCGACGAAAAAGCGCTGGAGCAGTCGGAAATCGAACTCGTGCTGCAGGTGAACGGCAAGGTCCGCGGCGCGATCACGGTTGCGAAAGACGCATCGCGTGAATCGATCGAACAGCTCACGGCCGGCCATGAGATAGTCGCCAAGTTCAGCGAAGGCAAGGTGCCGAAGAAGATCATCGTGGTGCCGGGCCGCCTCGTGAACGTGGTCGTTTGA
- a CDS encoding biopolymer transporter ExbD: MAFGGLEKKQAAAPMADINMTPLIDVMLVLLVIFIITAPLFTHAIRLDLPKVAAAPARQTPHTISLSIDAASRLYWNGKPITLDQMRAQFVQAGKEAEQPEIQLRAERSTRYEMIAQVMGAAQQAGLEKIGFVTDPPPPSMAAPAAP; the protein is encoded by the coding sequence ATGGCATTCGGCGGACTGGAAAAGAAGCAGGCGGCCGCGCCCATGGCCGACATCAACATGACGCCGTTGATCGATGTCATGCTGGTGCTGCTCGTCATTTTCATCATTACCGCGCCATTGTTCACGCACGCGATCCGGCTCGATTTGCCGAAAGTCGCGGCAGCGCCCGCGCGTCAGACGCCGCACACCATTTCGCTGTCGATCGACGCCGCCAGCCGGCTCTACTGGAACGGCAAGCCCATTACGCTCGACCAGATGCGCGCGCAGTTCGTGCAGGCGGGCAAAGAGGCCGAACAGCCGGAAATCCAGCTACGCGCCGAGCGCTCCACGCGCTACGAGATGATCGCCCAGGTGATGGGCGCGGCCCAGCAGGCGGGGCTCGAAAAGATCGGCTTCGTCACCGACCCGCCGCCGCCATCCATGGCAGCGCCGGCCGCGCCATAG
- a CDS encoding MotA/TolQ/ExbB proton channel family protein, with protein MAGSSGIIHYLQTSDAITHGVAYVLLTMSIASWCFLIVKSWILTRAKRQATRALSQFWQAPTLTEGVAALKRVDRERVFTPLAEAALHAAEVDIPGALLARVERGERVLRALRQALNASQRRLEFGQVLLASVGSTAPFVGLLGTVWGIYHALGSIAASGQAQIENVAGPVGEALIMTAFGLVVAIPAVLAYNVLGRLVRQLSEELDGFAHDLHAYVCAPAGPAQAPARHPQASAH; from the coding sequence ATGGCAGGCAGCAGCGGCATCATCCATTACCTGCAAACCAGCGACGCGATCACGCATGGCGTCGCTTACGTATTGCTGACCATGTCGATTGCCAGCTGGTGTTTTCTGATCGTCAAAAGCTGGATTCTCACGCGCGCCAAACGGCAGGCCACGCGGGCGCTGTCGCAGTTCTGGCAGGCGCCTACGCTGACTGAAGGCGTCGCCGCGTTAAAGCGCGTCGACCGCGAGCGCGTCTTCACGCCCCTTGCCGAGGCCGCGCTCCATGCGGCCGAGGTGGACATTCCCGGCGCGCTGCTCGCTCGCGTCGAGCGCGGCGAACGCGTGCTGCGCGCGCTGCGCCAGGCGCTCAATGCGTCGCAGCGGCGGCTCGAATTCGGGCAGGTGCTGCTGGCGTCGGTGGGCAGCACCGCGCCGTTCGTCGGCTTGCTCGGCACGGTATGGGGCATTTATCACGCGCTCGGCAGTATCGCGGCGAGCGGGCAGGCGCAGATCGAGAACGTCGCGGGGCCGGTGGGCGAGGCGCTGATCATGACGGCATTCGGCCTCGTCGTCGCGATTCCCGCCGTGCTTGCGTACAACGTGCTGGGGCGTCTCGTGCGGCAGTTGTCGGAGGAACTCGACGGCTTCGCGCACGATCTGCACGCTTATGTATGCGCACCCGCCGGGCCGGCTCAGGCGCCCGCGCGGCACCCTCAGGCCTCGGCTCACTAA
- the dapB gene encoding 4-hydroxy-tetrahydrodipicolinate reductase, translated as MKIAIAGASGRMGRMLIETVLNDPDATLSGALDRAGSPQLGQDAGAFLGKQTGIVLTDDVERVFAESDYLIDFTRPEGTLMHLEAAQRHNVKMVIGTTGFDNAQKAQLRAAADSIALVFAANMSVGVNVTMKLLEFAAKHFATGYDIEIIEAHHRHKVDAPSGTALAMGEVIADALGRKLDDCAVYSREGVTGERDPSTIGFSAIRGGDIVGDHTVLFAGIGERIEITHKSASRLSYAQGALRAVRFLEGRPTGFFDMQDVLGLR; from the coding sequence ATGAAAATTGCCATTGCTGGCGCATCGGGCCGTATGGGCCGCATGCTCATCGAAACTGTCCTCAACGATCCTGACGCCACGCTGTCCGGCGCGCTCGACCGGGCAGGCTCCCCGCAACTCGGTCAGGACGCCGGCGCGTTCCTCGGCAAACAGACGGGCATCGTGCTGACGGACGACGTCGAACGTGTGTTCGCTGAATCGGACTATCTGATCGACTTCACCCGTCCCGAGGGCACGCTGATGCATCTGGAAGCGGCGCAGCGTCACAACGTGAAGATGGTGATCGGCACGACCGGGTTCGACAACGCGCAAAAGGCGCAACTGCGCGCCGCGGCCGACAGCATCGCCCTCGTGTTCGCGGCGAACATGAGCGTGGGCGTGAACGTCACCATGAAGCTGCTCGAATTCGCGGCAAAGCACTTTGCGACCGGCTACGACATCGAGATCATCGAAGCGCATCACCGTCACAAGGTCGACGCGCCGTCCGGCACGGCATTGGCAATGGGCGAAGTCATCGCCGACGCGCTCGGCCGCAAGCTCGACGACTGCGCTGTCTATAGCCGCGAAGGCGTGACCGGCGAGCGCGATCCGTCCACCATCGGCTTTTCGGCGATTCGTGGCGGCGACATCGTCGGCGACCATACGGTGCTGTTCGCGGGCATCGGCGAGCGCATCGAAATTACGCACAAATCGGCGAGCCGCCTGTCTTACGCTCAGGGCGCGCTACGTGCTGTACGTTTCCTCGAAGGCCGCCCAACCGGCTTCTTCGACATGCAGGACGTGCTCGGCCTGCGGTAA
- a CDS encoding outer membrane protein assembly factor BamE, giving the protein MRGTLIAVATVAVLAGCSTYDSLTQRIAQSITPYRITVVQGNFVSKEAAAQMQVGMSRAQVKQVLGTPLLTDMFHADRWDYVFYFKRGSTNVVQQRDFVVNFVGDRLASWSGGEDLPSNLELLAEIDGDKSGKKASVPVASSAATASSSVSAASAPATPTVDTTRSPSVDGAAAAAAPSTDANAEAAQAANRATNAVQLTPSNTRSAVPSAPTPNAGGIPPQGPTSGGQPQIQFHRPPPPPNPGTDNSNPVGPTGPQSSSPTLNAPLTAPPATSGTGG; this is encoded by the coding sequence ATGCGGGGTACCTTGATCGCTGTTGCGACTGTCGCGGTTCTTGCCGGATGTTCCACTTACGACAGCCTGACGCAGCGTATTGCCCAAAGCATCACGCCCTACCGGATCACGGTAGTGCAAGGCAATTTCGTCTCGAAGGAAGCCGCAGCACAGATGCAGGTTGGGATGTCGCGCGCGCAGGTCAAACAAGTGCTCGGCACGCCGCTGCTGACCGACATGTTCCATGCGGATCGCTGGGACTACGTGTTCTATTTCAAGCGCGGCTCGACTAACGTCGTTCAACAGCGCGACTTCGTGGTGAACTTCGTGGGCGATCGCCTCGCCAGCTGGTCGGGCGGCGAAGACCTGCCTTCGAACCTCGAACTGCTTGCTGAAATCGACGGCGACAAGAGCGGCAAGAAGGCTTCTGTGCCGGTCGCGTCGAGCGCGGCAACGGCGTCGAGCAGCGTCAGCGCCGCGTCGGCTCCGGCCACGCCGACGGTCGACACCACGCGCTCGCCGTCGGTCGACGGCGCTGCCGCGGCCGCCGCGCCGTCCACGGACGCCAATGCGGAGGCCGCGCAGGCCGCCAATCGCGCAACCAACGCCGTGCAGTTGACGCCGAGCAACACGCGCTCCGCCGTGCCTAGCGCCCCGACGCCCAACGCGGGCGGCATTCCGCCGCAAGGCCCGACGTCGGGCGGGCAGCCGCAGATCCAGTTCCACCGTCCGCCGCCGCCGCCGAATCCGGGCACGGACAACAGCAATCCGGTTGGACCCACGGGCCCGCAAAGCAGCAGCCCGACGCTTAACGCGCCGTTGACTGCTCCGCCGGCTACGTCGGGAACAGGCGGCTGA
- the fur gene encoding ferric iron uptake transcriptional regulator encodes MTNPTDLKNIGLKATLPRLKILEIFQHSPVRHLTAEDVYRNLLHEELDIGLATVYRVLTQFEQAGLLSRSNFESGKAVFELNEGSHHDHLVCLDCGLVEEFFDSEIESRQQSIAKERGFKLQEHALALYGACTKENCPHRKH; translated from the coding sequence ATGACCAATCCAACCGATCTCAAGAATATCGGGCTCAAGGCGACCCTTCCGCGCCTCAAAATCCTCGAGATTTTTCAGCATAGCCCGGTGCGCCACCTGACGGCCGAAGACGTTTACCGCAACCTGTTGCATGAGGAACTCGATATCGGCCTTGCCACCGTGTATCGCGTGCTCACGCAGTTCGAGCAGGCGGGCCTGCTGTCGCGCAGCAACTTCGAATCAGGTAAGGCGGTGTTCGAACTGAACGAAGGGTCGCATCACGACCACCTCGTGTGCCTCGATTGCGGGCTCGTCGAAGAGTTTTTCGACTCCGAAATCGAAAGCCGTCAACAGTCCATCGCGAAGGAACGCGGCTTCAAGCTGCAGGAGCACGCGCTCGCGCTGTATGGTGCGTGCACGAAAGAGAATTGCCCGCATCGCAAGCATTGA
- the gap gene encoding type I glyceraldehyde-3-phosphate dehydrogenase — translation MTIRVAINGYGRIGRNTLRAFYENGKKHDIEIVAINDLGDAKTNAHLTQYDTAHGKFPGEVSVDGDYLVVNGDKIRVLANRNPAELPWGELNVDVVMECTGFFTTKEKASAHIKGGAKKVIISAPGGKDVDATIVYGVNHHVLKASDTVISNASCTTNCLAPLVKPLNDKIGLVNGLMTTIHAYTNDQVLTDVYHEDLRRARSATHSQIPTKTGAASAVGLVLPELNGKLDGYAIRVPTINVSVVDLSFIAARDTTVEEVNSIMKEASEGALKGILGYNEAPLVSIDFNHNPASSTFDATLTKVSGRLVKVSSWYDNEWGFSNRMLDTAVALANAK, via the coding sequence ATGACGATTCGCGTCGCAATCAACGGCTACGGCCGGATCGGCCGCAATACGCTGCGCGCCTTCTACGAAAACGGCAAGAAGCACGATATCGAAATCGTCGCCATCAACGATCTTGGCGACGCCAAGACGAACGCCCACCTCACGCAGTACGACACCGCGCACGGCAAGTTCCCGGGCGAAGTGTCGGTGGATGGCGACTACCTGGTCGTGAACGGCGACAAGATCCGCGTGCTGGCCAACCGCAACCCGGCCGAACTGCCGTGGGGCGAGCTGAACGTCGATGTCGTGATGGAATGCACGGGCTTTTTCACGACCAAGGAAAAGGCGAGCGCGCACATCAAGGGCGGCGCGAAGAAGGTGATCATTTCGGCGCCGGGCGGTAAGGACGTCGACGCGACGATCGTCTATGGCGTGAACCATCACGTGCTGAAGGCTTCGGACACCGTGATCTCGAACGCATCGTGCACGACGAACTGCCTCGCGCCGCTCGTCAAGCCGCTGAACGACAAGATCGGTCTGGTGAATGGTCTGATGACCACGATCCACGCCTACACGAACGACCAGGTTCTGACGGACGTGTACCACGAAGACCTGCGCCGCGCGCGCTCGGCCACGCACAGCCAGATCCCGACCAAGACCGGCGCGGCTTCCGCGGTCGGCCTGGTGCTGCCGGAACTGAATGGCAAGCTGGACGGCTACGCGATTCGCGTCCCGACGATCAATGTGTCGGTGGTCGACCTGTCGTTCATCGCCGCGCGCGACACGACGGTCGAAGAAGTCAATTCGATCATGAAGGAAGCATCGGAAGGCGCGCTGAAGGGCATTCTCGGCTACAACGAGGCGCCGCTGGTCTCCATCGACTTCAACCACAACCCGGCTTCGTCGACGTTCGACGCAACGCTGACCAAGGTGTCGGGCCGCCTGGTGAAGGTGTCGAGCTGGTACGACAACGAGTGGGGCTTCTCGAACCGCATGCTGGATACGGCTGTGGCACTGGCTAACGCAAAGTAA
- the tkt gene encoding transketolase → MTTSSPAPTSLMANAIRALSMDAVQKANSGHPGMPMGMAEIGVALWSRHLRHNPKNPQWTDRDRFVLSNGHGSMLLYSLLHLTGYDLPIEELKNFRQMHSKTPGHPEYGITPGVETTTGPLGQGLANSVGMALAESLLATEFNKPDATIVDHHTYVFVGDGCLMEGISHEAASLAGVLKLNKLIAFYDDNGISIDGEVVHWFHDDTPKRFEAYGWNVIPNVVGHDVDAVDAAIRQAKQSDRPTLICCKTVIGEGSPNKAGSHDSHGAALGDKEVAATREKIGWKWEPFVIPQEVYAAWDATEAGARNESEWNKAFAAYEAKYPHEAAEFKRRMAKQLPADWAEQAKAIIAGANERAETIATRKASQQAIEGLSAVLPELLGGSADLTGSNLTNWKAARNVRVNAEGKAAGNYVNYGVREFGMSAAINGIAVHGGFKAFGGTFLTFSDYSRNALRVAALMKAPSIFVFTHDSIGLGEDGPTHQSIEHVASLRLIPHLQVWRPADTVETAVAWTQAVEHHGPSCLIFSRQNLLFSERSDAQIANIAKGGYVLRDWNDEIVARKIILIATGSEVELALNAVEPLAREGIAARVVSMPSTTVFDKQDAEYRERVLPQGVRRVAIEAGVTDFWRKYVGLEGGVVGIDTFGESAPAGVLFKHFGFTVERVVETAKAALG, encoded by the coding sequence ATGACGACTTCGTCTCCCGCACCCACTTCCCTGATGGCCAACGCAATCCGCGCGTTGTCCATGGACGCCGTTCAAAAAGCGAATTCCGGCCACCCCGGTATGCCGATGGGCATGGCCGAGATCGGCGTGGCCCTGTGGTCGCGTCATCTGCGTCACAACCCGAAGAACCCGCAGTGGACCGATCGCGACCGTTTCGTGCTGTCGAATGGTCACGGCTCCATGCTGCTGTACTCGCTGCTGCACCTCACCGGCTACGATCTGCCGATCGAAGAGCTGAAGAACTTCCGTCAAATGCATTCGAAGACGCCGGGCCATCCGGAATACGGCATCACGCCGGGCGTCGAAACCACCACGGGGCCGCTCGGCCAGGGTCTGGCGAATTCGGTTGGTATGGCGCTCGCCGAGTCGCTGCTCGCGACCGAATTCAACAAGCCTGATGCCACCATCGTCGATCACCACACCTATGTGTTCGTCGGCGACGGTTGCCTGATGGAAGGCATTTCGCACGAAGCCGCATCGCTCGCGGGCGTGCTGAAGCTGAACAAGCTGATCGCGTTCTACGACGACAACGGCATCTCGATCGACGGCGAAGTGGTGCACTGGTTCCACGACGACACGCCGAAGCGGTTCGAAGCCTATGGCTGGAATGTGATCCCGAACGTGGTCGGTCACGACGTGGACGCAGTGGACGCCGCCATCAGGCAGGCCAAGCAGTCCGACCGGCCCACGCTGATCTGCTGCAAGACGGTGATCGGCGAAGGCTCGCCGAACAAGGCGGGCAGCCACGATTCGCACGGCGCTGCGCTCGGCGACAAGGAAGTCGCGGCCACGCGGGAAAAGATCGGCTGGAAGTGGGAGCCGTTCGTGATTCCGCAGGAAGTCTACGCAGCCTGGGACGCCACGGAAGCCGGCGCGCGCAACGAGTCCGAATGGAACAAGGCGTTCGCGGCGTACGAGGCGAAATACCCGCACGAAGCCGCCGAATTCAAGCGCCGCATGGCCAAGCAACTGCCGGCCGACTGGGCGGAGCAGGCGAAGGCGATCATTGCCGGCGCGAACGAGCGCGCCGAAACCATTGCCACGCGTAAGGCGTCGCAGCAGGCGATCGAAGGTTTGTCGGCCGTGCTGCCGGAACTGCTCGGCGGCTCCGCCGACCTGACCGGCTCGAACCTCACCAACTGGAAGGCGGCCAGGAACGTGCGCGTGAACGCGGAAGGCAAGGCCGCCGGCAACTACGTGAACTACGGCGTGCGCGAATTCGGCATGAGCGCGGCGATCAACGGCATCGCGGTGCATGGCGGCTTCAAGGCGTTCGGCGGCACGTTCCTGACGTTCTCCGATTACAGCCGCAACGCGCTGCGCGTTGCCGCGCTGATGAAAGCGCCGTCGATCTTCGTCTTTACGCACGACTCGATCGGCCTCGGCGAAGACGGCCCGACCCACCAATCGATTGAACATGTTGCGAGTTTGCGTCTGATTCCGCACCTGCAGGTGTGGCGTCCGGCTGATACCGTTGAGACCGCAGTGGCCTGGACGCAGGCGGTCGAGCATCACGGCCCGTCGTGCCTGATCTTCAGCCGCCAGAATCTGCTGTTCTCGGAGCGTTCCGACGCGCAGATCGCGAACATTGCGAAGGGCGGTTACGTGCTGCGCGACTGGAACGACGAGATCGTCGCACGCAAGATCATTCTGATCGCCACCGGTTCGGAAGTGGAGCTCGCGCTGAACGCGGTCGAGCCGCTCGCGCGTGAAGGGATTGCCGCGCGCGTCGTGTCCATGCCGTCCACCACGGTGTTCGACAAGCAGGACGCCGAGTACCGCGAACGCGTGCTGCCGCAAGGCGTGCGGCGCGTCGCGATCGAAGCGGGCGTCACGGATTTCTGGCGTAAGTACGTGGGGCTGGAAGGCGGCGTGGTCGGTATCGACACGTTTGGCGAATCAGCCCCGGCAGGCGTGCTGTTCAAGCACTTCGGCTTCACCGTCGAGCGCGTTGTAGAGACGGCTAAAGCCGCACTCGGCTGA
- the speE gene encoding polyamine aminopropyltransferase — translation MNPSDTLLFRPSPDAVYGFPDATCVARVDSPYQRIEVWETSQLGRLFTLDGRPMTSVGDEFIYHECMVHPAALAHPSPRAALVLGGGDGGAARQLLRHPSIERIVVAELDAEVVRLTREHLPEVVGGAFDNPRVELVIGDAARYVAAAQALSFDLVVFDLTPPDSPAAGLYTQAFFRQLKRIMRPTSAISVHLGSPYFHPERVAALHEELRAAFAVVRTMSAYVPLYGSLWMMATASDTLDPSALAQDTLTEALAARRLDSLHHYGADRHAGLFSTSRSVRDKLSQFLKPSR, via the coding sequence TTGAACCCGAGCGACACCTTGCTGTTTCGTCCTTCACCTGACGCCGTCTACGGTTTTCCGGACGCGACGTGCGTGGCGCGCGTCGATTCGCCGTATCAGCGCATTGAAGTATGGGAGACCTCGCAGCTTGGCCGGCTCTTCACACTCGACGGACGGCCGATGACGTCGGTCGGCGACGAATTCATCTATCACGAATGCATGGTGCATCCCGCGGCGCTCGCGCATCCGTCGCCGCGGGCGGCGCTGGTCCTCGGCGGCGGCGACGGCGGCGCCGCGCGGCAACTGCTGCGGCATCCGTCTATTGAGCGGATCGTGGTGGCGGAGCTGGACGCCGAAGTTGTACGCCTGACCCGCGAGCATTTGCCGGAAGTGGTTGGCGGCGCCTTCGACAATCCGCGCGTCGAACTCGTCATCGGCGACGCCGCGCGGTATGTGGCGGCTGCGCAGGCGCTGTCGTTCGATCTCGTGGTGTTCGACCTGACGCCGCCCGACTCACCCGCCGCCGGCTTATACACGCAAGCGTTCTTCCGGCAACTCAAGCGCATCATGCGCCCCACGTCCGCCATCTCCGTGCATCTCGGCTCGCCCTATTTCCATCCCGAGCGCGTGGCCGCTCTGCACGAAGAACTGCGCGCCGCGTTCGCCGTCGTTCGCACGATGAGCGCTTACGTTCCGCTCTACGGCTCGCTATGGATGATGGCGACCGCCAGCGACACGCTCGACCCGTCCGCGCTTGCCCAAGACACGCTCACCGAAGCCCTTGCCGCGCGCCGGCTCGACTCGCTGCACCATTACGGCGCGGATAGGCATGCCGGACTCTTCTCAACATCCAGGTCCGTGCGCGATAAACTAAGTCAATTCTTAAAGCCATCCCGTTGA
- a CDS encoding VOC family protein — translation MTASRPAGVPWLTPYLTVRDARAATAFFTAAFGFEVRDSVQDDGVVMHVEMTYQGQLIVMFAPEGAFGSAAKTPKSAGAIAPQSFYVYVDDVDAVYARALAAGAKSLSEPQDQFWGDRFAQVEDLDGYRWALARHLS, via the coding sequence ATGACCGCCTCCCGCCCCGCCGGTGTGCCCTGGTTGACCCCTTATCTGACCGTGCGCGACGCCCGCGCCGCGACCGCATTTTTCACAGCGGCGTTCGGCTTCGAGGTACGCGACAGTGTTCAGGACGATGGTGTCGTCATGCATGTCGAGATGACGTATCAAGGCCAGTTGATCGTGATGTTCGCGCCGGAAGGCGCATTCGGCTCCGCCGCGAAAACACCGAAAAGCGCAGGCGCGATCGCGCCGCAATCGTTCTATGTCTATGTCGACGATGTCGACGCGGTTTATGCGCGGGCTCTCGCCGCCGGCGCGAAATCGCTGAGCGAGCCACAAGATCAGTTCTGGGGCGACCGGTTCGCCCAGGTCGAAGACCTGGATGGCTACCGTTGGGCGCTCGCTCGCCACCTTTCGTGA